Below is a genomic region from Erigeron canadensis isolate Cc75 chromosome 7, C_canadensis_v1, whole genome shotgun sequence.
CGCCTCCAGCACGATTTCAACGTCTTCAAGCACAAGTTTAACAAAACATACGCCTCCCCACAAGAAGAGGCTTTCAGGTTTTCCGTTTTCAAAGCCAACATGCGCCAAGCAATGCAGAGGAACAAGAATCTTGATGATCCGTCAGTGGCTGTTTATGGGTTTACTAAGTTTTCTGATATGACGGCAGCGGAACTCAAGGAGCAGCTAGGATTGAAGATTTGAAGTCGATCTGGTCTTTGGCTACGTGCGGGTTTGGATTCTACTTACGTGGTGGATGTTGTAGAGGATGATTTCATGGCATTGTTACCGATTTCAATAATCATCAATCAGTATCTTATTTTTGCTACCATCAATTGTTGGCTAGCTAGCTTGTTGTGTAATGTACTTATGACTTTGATTTGTTTTcattcttaatatatactattatattatattcgtaatttattattaattaacatgTCTTGATCatgaatttaatttatttattttttattttttctagatGGCGATCGATCGATGTCTTGATATATGACTTGAGAGTAGGCAATTAAACTTTACAATTGATGAAGCATAATAAAACCCATTATATTAACTTTGATGGAGAGGATCTTGGTCGAATAATATATTGAAGCAAACAACCAATTACGATCTACTTTtaaatcattgaatgatgatgattataagCCTAACGAAATAAATCAGTTAAATCGTTAGGGATAATATGTATTCTAAATTATTTTCTTCCcatgttttttttcaaaattcatcaaaaacttgttttaactcatatattaattatatattcattcttttaattagttgtcttttttatatttttttccgaAACATGGAACGGGAACGGGATGGAGAGGAATATACCATCTCCAACACGACTTTGATGTCTTCAAGTAAGCGTGAGTTTAACAAATTAAGTATATACTCGTCACCAGAAGAAAAGCTTTTCAGGTTTTCGGTTTTTAAAGCCAATTAACATGCCCATTATATTATCTCTTCGATCAACAGatacatatatcattattaattatgaattgAACCAATATACTTTTGGAACAAAGAAACAATATATGCGATTATATATGCCTTTCAATATATTCGTATATGAATGAATGCTGACTGATAAACTACCCGGCCCTAAATGGCTAGATCGATCGAGCGGGTTAAATTTGTCTCCAAGATAACTAGATAACACAAGAGATGACAAGGTTTTGGGGCAATTTTCGGTGTTTTCGTTTTATTCAAATACTCCACTTAAATACATGCATAAGAAAAATTAAAGTACAAACAAAGACTTTGGTAaacttaaagaagaaaatatGCGTGTAACAAATTTAGGATGACTTTTTGGGTCTTGGTGATGGTCTTCTGAACTTGGACTGGAATAATCATCGATCGCTAGACTAATTAAGTCCATACAGAACTTTGATTCCTTGGATATCATCAAAGTTCAAACCTTTGACAGTTCCTGCTGGGATGCCACTAAACATTACCGCGTCTCGATATTGACTGTGACCTAAACCAAGTAGATGTCCTATTTCATGAAGCGCCACGGTCTCTAAATCAAAGCGATTTGGAACTGGACCTGGTCCAACAGACCAACTAGCATCTGAATTGTAATGAAACCTTCCGTCTGTTGGCGCATAAGCATGTGCCAACACTCCTGGTTCAAAGTCGGCATCTCCATGTTGTGGTTTTTCAAATGCAATCTTTAGGTCCGCACCTTGAATATCACCGACTCTAGAAAATGTGAAGTACCTAGAAGAAGTCATCCATGTATTGAAGGCACGAACAACAGGCGGTATGTAATTAGTTGGATAGTCAGAGTCGAATGCATATGTGAGATGTGATTTACTTGGGGGCCATTTGGGGTTATTTGGGAAGAATGAATAATGAGACACGATATTCAACAATTTTTTCCCGTGCTGGTGAGTTGTCTTATCGGGATGTCCACAACGCGGTACAAGCATTTGTGAAACGGTAGTTTCATCTAGCACCCCAGTAGCATTAAGATGGTAAAAGTTTTGGTAACTTTTGAGTGCGGCGTCAAGCTCTTCATCAAATTCGTCGGCATTGGTATGGTCAGGGCTGTGTTGGTAATTTAGGTAACCATATTTGGCAAGGTATATTTTGAGTTTATGGAGACCTTGCACTTTGTCACCTTTGTGACAACCTTGAAGGTTTTTGATTGGGTTATTATCAAGTATTTTTCCCTGGTTTGGagagaaaagaaggaaaaagaCATAAATAAGGGGCAAAAGAGTACCTAAAGATGCCATTAGTGATTTCTTTGTTGTGTTGGTTATATGTTTGGTATGTCTAACTAGGCCTATTTATAGTAGTTTGTATTGTGGAAAATCTTGTTAGTTAAGGTTGACTCATAACAAGTCTTCCTATTTTATGTGGATACTCCAATTACAACTAGATTCATTTAGATCACATTTACTTGGAGAAAAATGAATCTCATAACTTGACAAATGATCTTGTGgaatttaataaaaacgaaACAAACGATGATAGTGAAAAAAAATACCCACTTGAATGCAAATTGAATAACTATCGTAACATTTAAAGACCAACACATGCATTTTGTGGAATTTAGTAGGAAAGAAACAAACCATAATTGTGAAAAATTGATGTTTAGACTTGTATATTTCTTTTGAAACAAAGAATTGTTGTTTTGGTTGTATGTTTTGAAacttttatttaagaaaaagaattgtATTCTTCAATTAAAATTCTAGGAAACAAATTTAACTATTAGTAGTGTGAAAATTTTGAATTCCTTATATTTTTCCTACCATCTCATTTTAAATTCCagactttaaaatatttaaattagcttttaacttttaactctttctCAACTCATATACGAGATCTTTCAAATataaccttaaaatatttttcaacttaTCAACCAAACTACTATTCtcttttattaactaatttaaatatttctacttaatataactataatactttcaataaaattatttaaagtaTACATCcacaacccttaaaataactaactACTACTCgttttacattaattaattttacaataataaccaaACAACTACCGTAACCGCCGTCAACACCGTCACTGCTATCACCGCCCCGTCGTCGTATTGCACTTACACTTAATTATTTGGAAGTATCTTGATTCACACACATGAGTTTCAATAGGATTCCTAAcgtttttaatactttttttttatgaaatctGGTGATGGAAGTGGACGATAcgaaatttattttttgtggTATCTTcctttctaaaaataatgtttttgcaAAAAGAATCACTTGATTATAACGAATCGGAAATTCgttttaaagatttatatatattattacatttCTGTCGTTTTATcatcaaacaaaaaattaaaataaaatatttttcgGAGATATATTCTTTTATGGAAAGTGAAAGTTTTGCAAGAAGAATCGCTTAAATCAATTAAGTAACGAAGTAGAAATCGTGTTTTGAATTATCATATGTATATAGCTTTTGATGAAGgaaaattaagaagaaaaaaaaaagagaagcaGCAGGTGTTCTTGTTTTTGCAAGGCCGTCGAGCCCCAATGTCCCATCAGATGACATCAGGCTGCGTCAGCATGCTGATGTCAGTAACTATCAGaatttacatttttagtccCTGTAGTTTCAAAGATAACTCTGCCAGTCCCTAATGTTTCATAATGACGGTTTCGGCTCCAAAAGTTTTAAGATtgacacttttggtccctgatGTTTTAGAACTCGTCACTGTTAGTCCCTGATATTTCTAAACTTGGTACTGTTGGTCcctaaagttttaaaaatgacTGTAACACCTCGAGCTATGCTCGAAATGCACCGAAAATTATGACACAAGATGGAATTACCGTAGGACgaaactatataaaattaaaaggatTCTGTGAACCCAACAATTTAGTTATAATGTCACAAAGGCATAAGGAGCATTCAACCATCAAAAGTTTTACAAAAACGATATCAAAAAATGGCTCATGATCCTAAGCGAGTCCCATCAATgggaaatgaatcacggatccatggtcaTAGTCCAACTTCTAGCAATGCAATCAAGCTCTTGGGTTatcttggttacctgaaaagtgtactaaacaatgtcAATACTAGGTTGGTGAGCTCGTAAGGAAAAATGAACAAGAACACATACCAATGTAatctaatacataattaacatcAACATGATCTAAGATTTTGCACACTTGTACCCAATGTTCCTCAACGTCCACATATCGTTaacaattgtcatcaagtactaaaagtacccgtaaaatgtcatcaagtacgtattgtacccgtataatgtcatcaagtactaaGTGTACCCATTGTAATGTCATCATGCACCCCATTATGCTCATTGCACGTAACTTGATCATCAATGTCCACACAaaatcaaacaccttgtatatatactttgtacgatactacttttgaaaggcctttgatgtttatatatagggtcactcgcagccttcccaccacatctccaacctttcaaaggcattaacgtcttctatatatacacaactatcCTAAAAACGTCTCAACATACACATACAATAACCATACAATGAAACATATACTTGCACGTCTACAAAATCATCACACAACATGTAAATCACAAATGTCATCAATGCACGAGGTACACTTTTCATCCGACTCTTAAAAGAGTATGGGAAACTACGAAAACTCACCTTAGCCTTGCAAATGTTAAGTTTAAAATGAGCTACAACGTCAATTGTTCACCAAATGTTCACGACCTATCAAGGTATAACATAATGTCGTCAATGTCATCTCTAAACCCTAGAACAAGTTGGTCTAATTATTTCAAGTCAGGTCACAACTCACTAACGCTT
It encodes:
- the LOC122608858 gene encoding cysteine proteinase 15A-like encodes the protein MNRQSTILFVFFFILSVFSLVAGANNEDILIRKVEWDGEEYRLQHDFNVFKHKFNKTYASPQEEAFRFSVFKANMRQAMQRNKNLDDPSVAVYGFTKFSDMTAAELKEQLGLKI
- the LOC122607804 gene encoding metalloendoproteinase 5-MMP-like, with amino-acid sequence MASLGTLLPLIYVFFLLFSPNQGKILDNNPIKNLQGCHKGDKVQGLHKLKIYLAKYGYLNYQHSPDHTNADEFDEELDAALKSYQNFYHLNATGVLDETTVSQMLVPRCGHPDKTTHQHGKKLLNIVSHYSFFPNNPKWPPSKSHLTYAFDSDYPTNYIPPVVRAFNTWMTSSRYFTFSRVGDIQGADLKIAFEKPQHGDADFEPGVLAHAYAPTDGRFHYNSDASWSVGPGPVPNRFDLETVALHEIGHLLGLGHSQYRDAVMFSGIPAGTVKGLNFDDIQGIKVLYGLN